The following is a genomic window from Amycolatopsis australiensis.
CCGGATCGCCGACTGCAACACGTTCGCGGCGCCGTCGTCCGAGGTCAGCTAGCCGGTTTCGGCCGCGGCTGCGTGCGAAGCACGAGGTAGACGTACATCCCGCCGGAGAAGCACGCGAACACCAGCAGCGCCAGCCCCAGCGGGCGGCGCGCGTCCGACGCGCCGGGCGAGGTGTCCGCGGCCTGGACGGTCACCGTGCCCTGGTCGGGCAGCTGGTCCGGCACGCTGACGTCGACGCGCTCGCCCTGGCCGTGCCCGCAGCCGTTGAAGGTGCCCACGTGGGTCTTGCCGGCGACGGTGAACTTCACGGTCTCGACGGCGTCCGGCTTGTCGCACGGCGCCGGCTTGGTCACCTCGGCGGCCACCGGCGCGCCGAGGGTGTCGCCGGTGATGCCGAGCAGCCCGGGCCCGGCGAGCCAGGCGAGCAGCACGACGAGCACGCCCGCCGCGGCGGGGATCGCCACCGTGGGCCACTTCAGGGCGAGGGATCGCGGAGGCACTTCGCCATGGTTCCAGATCCCGCGGCCAAAACCCAGGCGCCCTGGTCGAGCCCAGAGCGCCCCAAGGCGGCCTTGGTTGCGTTGAATCAGCACCGCGGCGCGAAGCGCCTCCGCTGAGGGCGGCGGCGGGGGCATGGGAGGAGCACCGAAGGCCACCTTGGGTGCGTCCCACGCACCCAAGGCCACCTTGGGTGCGTCCCACGCACCCAAGGCCCCCTTGGGTGCGTCCCACGCACCCAAGGCCCCCTTGGGTGCGTCCCACGCACCGAAGGCCACATTGGGGCGCTCGGCCGGGGCTATCGCTGCTCGATCTTCTCCGCCGGCGTCACCTTCTTGACGTACAGCAGCCGGTCGCCGGGCTCGATCGCGTCGGCCTGCGGGGCGTCCACGCGGTACAGCACGCCGTCGCGGACCACGCCCAGCACCAGGTCCGACAGGTGCCGTGGCGAGCCGCCCTCCTCCGACGGTTCCACCGGCCGCTCGGCGATCGCCAGCCCCGACTCCGGTGTCAGCAGGTCCTCCATGATGTCGACGACCAGCGGCGTCGACGTCGCCATGCCGAGCAGCCTGCCCGCCGTCTCGCTGGACACCACGACCTGGTTGGCGCCGGACTGCTTGAGCAGGTGGACGTTCTCCGCCTCCCGCACCGACGCCACGATGTGCGCCTTCGGTGCCAGCTCGCGGGCGGTGAGCGTGACGAGCACCGCCGTGTCGTCGCGGTTCGGCGCGACCACGACCGCGCGCGCGTGCTGCACCGCCGCGACGCGCAGGACGTCGGCCCGGGTGGCTGAGCCGTGCACGGCGACGAGGCCGAGCGCGCTGGCCTGGTCGAGGGCCTGCTGGTCGGTGTCGACGACGACGATCTGGCCCGGGGCGACGTTCTCGTCGCCGAGCAGCGCGTTGACGGCGGACCGGCCCTTGGTGCCGAACCCGACGACGACGGTGTGGTCGCGCACCTTCGTCCTCCACTTCTGGATCTTGAACGCCTGCCGGGAGCGCTCGGTGAGCACCTCCAGGGTGGTCCCGACCAGGACGATGAGGAAGAGCACCCGCAGCGGGGTGATCACCAGCACGTTCACCAGGCGGGCGGACGACGTCGCGGGCGCGATGTCGCCGTAGCCGGTCGTCGAAAGAGAGACGGTGGCGTAGTACAGGCTGTCGAGCAGGGACAGGCCGTCGCCGTTCGCGTCGCGGTAGCCGTCGCGGTCGAGGTACACGATGATCACCGTGGCCAGCAGCGCGAGCAGCGCGCCGATGATCCGCTTCACGATCGAGCGAAGCGGGCTGACCGTCAGCTCGGGCATCCGCAGGATGCCGACGAGCTCGTGGTCGGGCCGATCGGTGAGACTGCCCAGCGGCAACCGCTTCAGGGCTTTCATGCACCCGCTCCCGGAGGCAGGTGTCGAGCGTCACTCACGCCCGGAGGATAGCCGAACGGAGTACCCGGCCGCCGCGTGGAAGCATGAAGTCCATGGCGATTTCGCACCGGCCCGCGCGCGTCCTGGCCGCGGTACTGGGGTTCATGGGCGTCCTGCACTTCGCGGTGCCGAAGCCGTTCGACGGGCTGATCCCGCGGGCGTTGCCGGGGTCCCGGCGTGCGTGGACGTACGGGTCGGGCGGCGCGGAACTGGCCGTGGCGACCGCGGTGGCCGTGCCCCGGACGCGCCGCCTGGGCGGTCTCCTGGCGGCCCTGCTGTTCCTGGGGGTGTTCCCGGGGAACGTCAAGATGGCGATGGACGCGCGCACCGCCCCGCTCCCGCGCCGCGCGATCGCCTGGGCGCGGCTGCCGCTGCAGTGGCCGCTCATC
Proteins encoded in this region:
- a CDS encoding potassium channel family protein, producing MKALKRLPLGSLTDRPDHELVGILRMPELTVSPLRSIVKRIIGALLALLATVIIVYLDRDGYRDANGDGLSLLDSLYYATVSLSTTGYGDIAPATSSARLVNVLVITPLRVLFLIVLVGTTLEVLTERSRQAFKIQKWRTKVRDHTVVVGFGTKGRSAVNALLGDENVAPGQIVVVDTDQQALDQASALGLVAVHGSATRADVLRVAAVQHARAVVVAPNRDDTAVLVTLTARELAPKAHIVASVREAENVHLLKQSGANQVVVSSETAGRLLGMATSTPLVVDIMEDLLTPESGLAIAERPVEPSEEGGSPRHLSDLVLGVVRDGVLYRVDAPQADAIEPGDRLLYVKKVTPAEKIEQR